Genomic segment of Coffea arabica cultivar ET-39 chromosome 1e, Coffea Arabica ET-39 HiFi, whole genome shotgun sequence:
GCATCATCACCAGCTAAGTAATCAAAGAAATTGAACAAATCAGTTAAAAACTTCAAATAATTATTCCTTGAGTAGCCTAGTTGAACAACAAATTATGCATGTAAAACACGAAGACTACCAAAAGAGATGATTGTGATACATCAAATTATAAGCTAGTTAACTGATCCTTTGAGGAACTTGTGATGAAATTCTCAATTTAGAATCTTCAATGTTGGAGACATTAAGTATTCCAAGTAAACTGACGCAATTGTCGAAATATCCTATAAAATTTTACTGCGATCAGTTGATTTCAAGCACTTTGAAAAGCCCAAAAAGGGCCTTGAAATCAAATCCAAGACCATAACTTGCAAATTTCACCtgaatcaaaaaaaaatattagtagaTTTCAGAGTGCAAGATCCGGTACCGCAAAGATGATCAATTCTACTGAGATAATAAAAACTGAATTAAATAGCTGTAAAGCAAGTAGTAGATCGGTTGATTCAGTTCCTCTTGTAACCATGATTCAAAGattcggccgagtcgtcaccgaAACGGAGTTCTCCGATACGATATCTGGACGAGATGACTCCGAGATAATAGATCGTTGAGAACTCGGCCCGAAACGTCTTCGAGACAGATAGAAATGGCCGAATCATCCCGAACTAactcgaatttttattatttttgctaattttttatcGTTTTTGTTTATcgtatttttttttacattattcacaatttttagaatattaaatgtttcaaaaatttgcaccgATATGTCAAGATCGATAAGTAATGGTCCGGACCACGACTGCGATTTTGAACCATACTTGTAACAGCTTCAATAATCATAAAGACTTAGTTTAGTTGAGAGCATTGGAACATAGACAAAAGGGAAAACGGCCTGCCAGTTTCCTATCTCTTTGACTGTAAACCACTACCACCATAATACTGCTTTGTAGTTTCTCGTGAAAATTCCGCAAATGTCATTCCATGTCTCATCCTTAAAGAAAGAGGTGGCACTATGTTATGAATCTCTCGAAATAAATCCTTTGGTTCCAGCTCTGCATCGTGATTATCCTTAGCGGACAAATCAGCTTGTTGGTACCCTGATTTTAAGCGCTCCGCAGGGTAATCCAAGAGGGAGAAAGTTTTGCTCCAAGCTGGCTGCAAAAAGACAACAAAAGTTTCCCTGCTCAACTCTACCAGGTCGACCGGCTTACAAACACAATGAAGGGTGGCCCGAAGCATCCCTTTTGACAATATATCAGCTGCTTCCCCAACCTGAACAATGACACTTTCGGGAGGCGCCTTAACCATAAACACAGAATCCTTTTCTGGATGAAATATCTTCAAATATGTATGCCCACTAGGAGAGAGGAACTCTTGATCATTACTCAGTATGAACATTGGATCTGTTAAAAGCGTAAATATTCCATAATCATAATGCCATTGTTGCCATAAATCAGCCCGGCCACCACATGATGATTTGGCAAGAGCCCTCTGTAAACTTGCTTTTGTTGTCCCATTAGCTGGACATCTGCCATTAGACAGTCCCTTTCTTTTAGCAGCTTGTTTGATTATACAATTATCAACAGTGGAATGATAGTGTATCAGCCGCCCTTTTGCGGTGCAGGATTCCAACAAGCTCTGCTCAAGCTCTCGGCTACCAATAACCCCATCACAAATTCGTGCGAGACAAAGTCCAATCTCCATCAGCCTGATCCCTAGCTCCTTAAAGTCATGTTGGAGATTCTCAAATTCTGCAGACAACTCATCTTTATGCCTCTCTATGTCATCATTCACGACTACCGCCTCACCCTCGGTGCTATCCATATCTGTTCTATTATAGTTTAACTGTGAGGCAAAAGATGATACTATCCTATCTAAGTTCTTCAATGGAACATCACTCCCCAGATTATGCTCCTGTAAGTTcccaaaattttcagaaaacgtactcttttttttttcaatattttttttaaaattttccagaaatattCTTAATTAGAACAATTAGAGAAAAAGTTTACCTTGAGGATGCGGTTTTGATCCTCGTAGTTGAGTAGAGCGAGTTTGCGGGCTAGAGGAAGAAGACTTCTGCGAAGATTGGATGCAACGGGGACGGACTTGACTGCGATTAGGCCGGGTCCGGTGGGACCTAGGTTTTCCATCACGGTTTGGGTGATTAATTGCAGCCGTTGGATTTGTTgaaaagatgaagaagatgagtCTTTGGCAGAAGATAAGAGGATCAGATCAGAGTAATCGAGTTGGTAGAGTTCCAACGCTTGTTCTGCCTCCTCCATTGCGGGCAGCCCCACCCTTTTCACTCACTGTATCAGGACCCTGGAGACGGCTGTCGAAGACGAATTTCGGGCGGGTTTTATTCGAAAGACGCCCTTTAATTATACAGCCGGGACGCGACGTCGTATTTAGGCAATTAAAGGGTTTGTTTCAACAGGGTGTTTATAAAATATTGCTACTGAAACAATATTGCAAATGTGTTTTGtgaaagaaaaatattattattttcctttttggttAGATAAtatctttgaaaattttcaaaagcatATTTCTGAATGTAGCAGAGTAGTGTATAATCAGTTTTTAGAATATGaaatgatttaaaatttttgcaaaatggaaaaaaagtGTATTAATAGTTACGTTTGTATAACTTATTCTAACCTAATCTAAAAGGAAGGGGAGTCAACAAAAATCCCGTCGAAGGAAGCCACACAAAGGTGACAGCCATATCGAAGGAAGTCACCTGAAGGAGGTAGCCATAATTAAGTGGTAAGTTTGGTGGTGGGAGACAATAGCTACGTAAATTCCATTGGTAACCGTCTTACTGCCACCACTAGTGTACCGGTAGCTGCGAGGCCATGGAACTGCCACTAACCTAACTGATCCATATGTTAATCTGCTCAACTTTACATAGGAAGAGAATATATTAGGAATTTCCATAGAGAAACAGTTCATATTGAGACCCAATAACGATAGCTGTGAATATAGAGAAACTCGATATTGGCTTTATAATAAACACACAAAACGGGCTTACATTTGCATCAGTAACTGAGAATGCGATCGAAACATGTGTGTGTACAAGTTTCCGAAAATCGCTCCATTGACGAGTAAAGTCTAGATTCCCCCTTGCATTCTTCAAGAAGAACGGGTGGAAACCTAGACCACCAAACTAGCACCATTCTGACAATCAAGACGACTTTACCATCAGAATGTTACATGTAACAAGTCAATCAAGGAGGAGAGTTGCAGAAAACAGCATAAGAGTAAAATTTCTCCAACTACTTGTCACGAACAAGCTGGCTGTTCATTGAGGATTGAGGAAACGTGCATCTAAACTCTAATATCCCATCAGCCAGAGACTAGAGTTGCCTGCTATCAGGCAACGTTCCCCTTGAAGCTCTTTGTCAACCAAATAGCAGTTTCTCTAGGAGAAACCTTCTCTGGTCCAAATGGCTTCAGTAACACTGCAAGTTCTTCGAAGCGTTCTTGCTGCATTAATTGTGCACTAAACTCGAGCAATCCTTCCAATGCTTCAGCTCTTTGCTGGAATGATGATGTGTCAAACCTACGCTGCCGAGAATCTGAAGACGATCGGCTTGAAGCAACAGTTGCTTCATTATGCTCCGAACATTCACTTCCATTTTGTTGAACTCCAAGAGTAGGCTCAGCAATTCGTGGTGCCGCTGAAAGTGTTGGGCCAAGTATTTGGATTGTGCATTtgtcttttgtgattgaaaggtCGCGACTATATGGTGAGGCAGGAGAACACTGAGCAGATGTAGATGAACATCTGCGGATGGGGAATAGATTATCCTCAGAGGAAGTCAAGGGAAATTCTACCATTCTGTCAATACGTGGAGCATTAACTGAAACATCTAGTGAGTCCAGACTGTTTTGGAGGCGAGTGTTGGGTATATAAGGTGCCTCCAACTTTACAGCTCTCGTTGAAATTGGAAGAGACACTCTACGTGCTGATCTAGATGGTTTATTTGTTGGGGCATGTGATACAGGAAGCTGCACATGCATGCACCATGCCATAAGTCTACCATAAGAAGGCAGAATTCGAAAGTGTATCCAACATAACTACCAGACCGCAACAAGATTGAAATCAAGAACATTAATAATTTAGTGACAGAATAAACTCACCAACTCACGAGTTGAACCAGGATTGGGTATCTTGGATGGAACTGTATGTATCCTAGGAGTGGAAGAGACTTTTGCTGAAGTCAATTTGGGTGTTTTGACAGCAGTTGAAACCTTTGAGGGCATAGGCAAGGCCTTCTTAACCCCGAAATCATCACTGGTACTACCAATAGACAAGCATGAGAATTTCTTCTCCATATGGCTCGTAAAATATTTGACTTTTTCAGAGGAACGAGGAGAGTCCATCTCAGTTCCAGAAATACTAGGATTCAGGGCTCTGTTATTGCCAAAAGATTGCCTTCTTTCCTTATCAGAAAATGGAGGAACAGGTTCAGGCTCCAAAAATCTGGTCTTTGTCAAAAGGTTGGAACTGGGCCATTCAACTGGAATGGTGTGTCGTCTAGGACAATTAGATTTCAGATGGATCTTTAGGACATATGGCTGAAGATGTGGGTGTCTGAGCAAATCTGCAGCCTGAAATAGGGATAAGGGAGGAAAGTCCACGTGAGCTTAGCCAAAGTAAGCATGTAAAGTTCCGACATGCTGAATACAATTCTAACGAGAAGCAATCCTCCACATAAAGACAAGAAATGAGTTTAAGCAAACTAGCAACTTCCAATTTTGTTATGTATGTGATTCTGTTCCTGTGCATAATAAAAAGATTTATCTTGAATACTTACACTAGGTCTGAGTTCTGGGTTTTTTCTCAGCATGCTCTTAATTACGCCGCGACTGGAAGAAAAGTAGGAGTTAAGAAAGAGTAAAGAAAGACAGGGAgaaaagagggggggggggggggggggaggggggagtCAAAGCAACTACAAAATTCTTCACAGA
This window contains:
- the LOC113716049 gene encoding serine/threonine-protein kinase Nek2 isoform X2 — encoded protein: MENYEILEQIGKGSFGSALLVRHKLEKKRYVLKKIRLARQTDRTRRSAHQEMELLSRARNPFIVEYKDSWVEKGCYVCIVIGYCEGGDMAEAIKKANGVHFPKEKLCRWLVQLLMALDYLHSNYILHRDVKCSNIFLTKDQDIRLGDFGLAKVVGTPSYMCPELLADIPYGSKSDIWSLGCCMYEMTAYKPAFKAFDMQGLINKINKSIVAPLPTMYSGAFRGVIKSMLRKNPELRPSAADLLRHPHLQPYVLKIHLKSNCPRRHTIPVEWPSSNLLTKTRFLEPEPVPPFSDKERRQSFGNNRALNPSISGTEMDSPRSSEKVKYFTSHMEKKFSCLSIGSTSDDFGVKKALPMPSKVSTAVKTPKLTSAKVSSTPRIHTVPSKIPNPGSTRELLPVSHAPTNKPSRSARRVSLPISTRAVKLEAPYIPNTRLQNSLDSLDVSVNAPRIDRMVEFPLTSSEDNLFPIRRCSSTSAQCSPASPYSRDLSITKDKCTIQILGPTLSAAPRIAEPTLGVQQNGSECSEHNEATVASSRSSSDSRQRRFDTSSFQQRAEALEGLLEFSAQLMQQERFEELAVLLKPFGPEKVSPRETAIWLTKSFKGNVA
- the LOC113716049 gene encoding serine/threonine-protein kinase Nek2 isoform X1, with protein sequence MENYEILEQIGKGSFGSALLVRHKLEKKRYVLKKIRLARQTDRTRRSAHQEMELLSRARNPFIVEYKDSWVEKGCYVCIVIGYCEGGDMAEAIKKANGVHFPKEKLCRWLVQLLMALDYLHSNYILHRDVKCSNIFLTKDQDIRLGDFGLAKVLTSDDLASSVVGTPSYMCPELLADIPYGSKSDIWSLGCCMYEMTAYKPAFKAFDMQGLINKINKSIVAPLPTMYSGAFRGVIKSMLRKNPELRPSAADLLRHPHLQPYVLKIHLKSNCPRRHTIPVEWPSSNLLTKTRFLEPEPVPPFSDKERRQSFGNNRALNPSISGTEMDSPRSSEKVKYFTSHMEKKFSCLSIGSTSDDFGVKKALPMPSKVSTAVKTPKLTSAKVSSTPRIHTVPSKIPNPGSTRELLPVSHAPTNKPSRSARRVSLPISTRAVKLEAPYIPNTRLQNSLDSLDVSVNAPRIDRMVEFPLTSSEDNLFPIRRCSSTSAQCSPASPYSRDLSITKDKCTIQILGPTLSAAPRIAEPTLGVQQNGSECSEHNEATVASSRSSSDSRQRRFDTSSFQQRAEALEGLLEFSAQLMQQERFEELAVLLKPFGPEKVSPRETAIWLTKSFKGNVA
- the LOC113716049 gene encoding serine/threonine-protein kinase Nek2 isoform X3, with the protein product MELLSRARNPFIVEYKDSWVEKGCYVCIVIGYCEGGDMAEAIKKANGVHFPKEKLCRWLVQLLMALDYLHSNYILHRDVKCSNIFLTKDQDIRLGDFGLAKVLTSDDLASSVVGTPSYMCPELLADIPYGSKSDIWSLGCCMYEMTAYKPAFKAFDMQGLINKINKSIVAPLPTMYSGAFRGVIKSMLRKNPELRPSAADLLRHPHLQPYVLKIHLKSNCPRRHTIPVEWPSSNLLTKTRFLEPEPVPPFSDKERRQSFGNNRALNPSISGTEMDSPRSSEKVKYFTSHMEKKFSCLSIGSTSDDFGVKKALPMPSKVSTAVKTPKLTSAKVSSTPRIHTVPSKIPNPGSTRELLPVSHAPTNKPSRSARRVSLPISTRAVKLEAPYIPNTRLQNSLDSLDVSVNAPRIDRMVEFPLTSSEDNLFPIRRCSSTSAQCSPASPYSRDLSITKDKCTIQILGPTLSAAPRIAEPTLGVQQNGSECSEHNEATVASSRSSSDSRQRRFDTSSFQQRAEALEGLLEFSAQLMQQERFEELAVLLKPFGPEKVSPRETAIWLTKSFKGNVA
- the LOC113716093 gene encoding uncharacterized protein, whose product is MEEAEQALELYQLDYSDLILLSSAKDSSSSSFQQIQRLQLITQTVMENLGPTGPGLIAVKSVPVASNLRRSLLPLARKLALLNYEDQNRILKEHNLGSDVPLKNLDRIVSSFASQLNYNRTDMDSTEGEAVVVNDDIERHKDELSAEFENLQHDFKELGIRLMEIGLCLARICDGVIGSRELEQSLLESCTAKGRLIHYHSTVDNCIIKQAAKRKGLSNGRCPANGTTKASLQRALAKSSCGGRADLWQQWHYDYGIFTLLTDPMFILSNDQEFLSPSGHTYLKIFHPEKDSVFMVKAPPESVIVQVGEAADILSKGMLRATLHCVCKPVDLVELSRETFVVFLQPAWSKTFSLLDYPAERLKSGYQQADLSAKDNHDAELEPKDLFREIHNIVPPLSLRMRHGMTFAEFSRETTKQYYGGSGLQSKR